From the Desulfovibrio sp. JY genome, one window contains:
- a CDS encoding N-acetylneuraminate synthase family protein, with amino-acid sequence MPTAAPLIRLRSGQLIGPGCPAFLVAEIGNNHQGSLDMAREMVRAAAASGACAVKFQKRDMAALFTKAGLDAPYNGKNSFGPTYGRHRAALELSGEALAELKTLAESLGLTFFASAWDAPSLALLVDLGVELLKIPSADLVNLPLLRQAGETGLPVILSTGMSGLPEVDAAVAELRRYHDRIVLLHCNSSYPCPDEQVGLPLIDALRRRYGLPVGYSGHERGLGPTIAATAFAPAVIERHFTLDKTLPGTDHQASLSPTEFAAMAAMVREAEAAMRVSRKRVFPGEAGAAAKLRKSVVFSRDLPAGHVLAPEDLTVKCPGTGLSPLLLDAVAGCLLTCPARQDDMVSWDMLATRETTETPRSLKAAQPGL; translated from the coding sequence ATGCCCACCGCCGCACCGCTTATCCGCCTCCGTTCCGGCCAGCTGATCGGCCCGGGCTGTCCCGCCTTTCTGGTGGCCGAAATCGGCAACAACCACCAGGGCAGCCTGGACATGGCCCGGGAGATGGTCCGCGCCGCGGCCGCAAGCGGCGCCTGCGCCGTCAAATTCCAGAAACGCGACATGGCCGCCCTTTTCACCAAGGCCGGCCTGGATGCGCCGTATAACGGCAAAAACAGCTTCGGTCCGACCTATGGCCGCCACCGGGCCGCGTTGGAGCTTTCCGGCGAAGCCCTCGCCGAACTCAAAACCCTGGCCGAGTCGCTGGGACTCACCTTTTTCGCCTCGGCCTGGGACGCGCCCAGCCTGGCCCTTTTGGTGGATCTCGGCGTGGAACTACTGAAGATCCCCTCGGCCGACCTGGTCAACCTGCCGCTTTTGCGCCAGGCCGGCGAGACCGGCCTGCCCGTGATCCTGTCCACCGGCATGAGCGGCCTGCCCGAGGTGGACGCGGCCGTGGCCGAACTGCGCCGCTACCACGACCGCATCGTGCTGCTGCACTGCAACAGCTCCTACCCCTGCCCCGACGAGCAGGTGGGGCTGCCGCTGATCGACGCCCTGCGCCGCCGCTACGGCCTGCCGGTGGGCTATTCCGGCCACGAGCGCGGCCTTGGCCCGACGATCGCCGCCACGGCCTTCGCCCCGGCCGTCATCGAACGCCATTTCACCCTGGACAAGACGCTGCCGGGCACCGACCACCAAGCGTCGCTGTCGCCCACGGAATTCGCGGCCATGGCCGCCATGGTGCGCGAGGCCGAGGCGGCCATGCGCGTCTCGCGCAAGCGCGTTTTTCCCGGCGAGGCAGGCGCGGCGGCCAAACTGCGCAAGTCCGTGGTCTTTTCCCGCGACCTGCCGGCCGGACACGTGCTTGCCCCCGAGGACCTGACCGTCAAATGCCCGGGCACCGGGCTGTCGCCGCTTTTGCTCGACGCCGTGGCCGGCTGCCTGCTCACCTGCCCGGCGCGCCAGGACGACATGGTGTCCTGGGACATGCTGGCCACCAGGGAAACCACCGAAACGCCGCGTTCCCTGAAGGCCGCCCAACCCGGCCTGTAG
- a CDS encoding ATP-binding cassette domain-containing protein has product MTKPFIEIRGLKKAFAGQPVLCGVDMTVPEGEVTAVIGKSGEGKSVLLKHIIGLLAPDSGDILFNGAPLAAASHADQREFRRRCSYMFQNMALFDSMTVYDNIALPLRETARLSETDTGERVRAMAERLELTGILGKYPSQISGGMQKRVALARALVTEPRLILFDEPTTGLDPIRKASVLALIDQSRRQFGFTAILVSHDIPDVFEVAGHVAMLDGGRIVWEGSPQAITACDDPVVRRFLAGEPEPEEAERIAQAG; this is encoded by the coding sequence ATGACAAAACCCTTCATCGAAATACGCGGCCTCAAAAAGGCCTTCGCCGGACAACCCGTGCTTTGCGGCGTGGACATGACCGTGCCCGAAGGGGAAGTCACGGCGGTCATCGGCAAGTCGGGCGAGGGCAAGAGCGTGCTTTTAAAGCACATCATCGGTCTGCTTGCCCCCGACAGCGGCGACATCCTTTTTAACGGCGCGCCCCTGGCCGCGGCCAGCCATGCCGACCAGCGGGAATTCCGCCGGCGGTGCAGCTACATGTTTCAGAACATGGCGCTTTTTGATTCCATGACCGTCTACGACAACATCGCCTTGCCGCTTCGGGAAACCGCCCGGCTGTCCGAAACGGATACCGGGGAGCGGGTGCGGGCCATGGCCGAGCGGCTGGAACTGACCGGCATCCTCGGCAAGTATCCGTCCCAGATTTCCGGCGGCATGCAAAAACGCGTCGCCCTGGCCCGGGCGCTGGTTACCGAGCCCCGGCTGATCCTCTTCGACGAACCGACCACCGGTCTCGATCCCATCCGCAAGGCCTCGGTTCTGGCGCTCATCGACCAGTCCCGGCGACAATTCGGATTCACGGCCATCCTGGTCAGCCACGACATCCCCGACGTGTTCGAGGTGGCCGGCCATGTGGCCATGCTCGACGGCGGCCGCATCGTCTGGGAGGGCTCTCCCCAGGCCATCACCGCCTGCGACGATCCGGTGGTGCGGCGGTTCCTGGCCGGCGAGCCGGAACCGGAAGAGGCGGAGCGGATCGCCCAGGCCGGCTGA
- a CDS encoding acetolactate decarboxylase: MRNGAHCRRVAILAAALWLVLSVPALAAVLYQVGTIASLAAGDYEGRETFATLARHGDFGLGTFENLDGEMVAVDGGFYQVTSDGLARPVAPDRKTPFAQVTFSRGSLDCGRLDGLDLKAIAAALTKRLPDPARQYVVRADGLFAAITTRSVRAQAKPWPPLTTAIKGQASFPMENVQGTLVGIYTPPGMQALSPTGWHFHFLTVDRRHGGHVLAARAEAVKARGDRIDAMTVVFPEHPAPCPDAPRPEAGAE, from the coding sequence ATGCGAAACGGTGCGCACTGTCGGCGCGTGGCGATTCTTGCCGCCGCCCTCTGGCTTGTTCTTTCGGTCCCGGCCCTTGCCGCCGTCCTGTACCAGGTCGGCACCATCGCCTCCCTGGCCGCCGGGGACTACGAAGGCCGGGAGACTTTCGCCACCCTGGCCCGCCACGGCGATTTCGGGCTTGGCACCTTCGAAAACCTCGACGGCGAGATGGTGGCCGTGGACGGCGGGTTTTACCAGGTGACGAGCGACGGCCTGGCCCGGCCCGTTGCTCCCGACCGCAAGACGCCCTTTGCCCAGGTGACCTTTTCCCGGGGCAGCCTCGATTGCGGCCGGCTGGACGGCCTGGACCTCAAGGCGATCGCCGCCGCCCTGACCAAGCGGCTGCCCGACCCGGCCCGCCAGTACGTGGTCCGGGCGGACGGGCTTTTTGCCGCCATCACGACCAGAAGCGTGCGGGCCCAGGCCAAGCCCTGGCCGCCCCTGACCACGGCCATCAAGGGCCAGGCCAGCTTCCCCATGGAAAACGTCCAGGGCACGCTCGTCGGCATTTACACGCCCCCGGGGATGCAGGCGCTTTCGCCCACGGGCTGGCATTTCCATTTCCTGACCGTCGACCGGCGGCACGGCGGCCATGTGCTGGCGGCCCGGGCCGAGGCCGTCAAGGCGCGCGGCGACCGCATCGACGCCATGACCGTTGTTTTCCCGGAGCATCCCGCCCCCTGTCCCGACGCGCCTCGGCCGGAGGCCGGAGCCGAATAG
- a CDS encoding O-antigen ligase family protein, producing MDASSSVAGAQGASPFSRAVAGAGFFAGLLLVAPHALLTSLTLVRAGWSAAGLVAFLWLWGLAMAVSRRGLAFGLTLLGFSPFLFGAQSYVYPGVAFGLLADVAALAFCWRNAGRDAATPGRAGPTGALLAALAALALGSTLLLPWARFGQELSLFGPGGFFAAMAFSPAAAPGYALAGAWRLAIFAVLAWQLARLDFPDRFGCLIRGLVGGLLTAIVFGLYEHFQGDHYLLHYRFTSLFANPGWFAEYAAVAAPYLLTLLAGSGWRRRCLAASGLALCGAALVLTLARAGWIAGSLTFFAAGWLYFRENRFVHFRRPYGHLPTLAVAGALVVGIALWGAGREFSAISRPINALLAQRVDNFTDSPRPALFRSGLLIAAERPVFGMGFTSYARHYPVLLATPGAWLNRYGDAGAEVFETPHSLYVQLVAGLGVAGLLVWLAMAGRAGWVLWRRARDYASLPDAAMLLSLVAFHIYAFFQEMFYVPAVLFLLFVPLARAMALEARAVRLGRAGRADRRGWVGAAATGVALCGILAYGLDIGLGGTAARLGLYDWLPPGEKVVFEGFYPPEQGRGRTFRWSAGDAVLLVPPGRGSLTLSLAAVSPTEATFFSPAGLWATVRLDSRPVTLTLPVPEAGGGRAVPLFLTPARTYLPQAISGAPDPRRLGLAVGVACDH from the coding sequence ATGGACGCTTCTTCCTCCGTTGCCGGCGCCCAGGGCGCATCCCCCTTTTCCCGGGCCGTCGCCGGGGCCGGATTTTTCGCCGGCCTGCTGCTCGTGGCCCCGCACGCCTTGCTCACCTCCCTGACCCTCGTTCGGGCCGGCTGGTCGGCTGCGGGACTCGTGGCCTTTTTGTGGCTGTGGGGGCTGGCCATGGCCGTCTCCCGGCGCGGCCTCGCCTTCGGGCTGACGTTGCTCGGCTTTTCCCCGTTTCTTTTCGGCGCCCAGTCCTACGTCTATCCGGGCGTGGCCTTCGGCCTGCTGGCCGATGTGGCGGCCCTGGCCTTTTGCTGGCGAAACGCCGGCCGGGATGCCGCGACGCCTGGCCGTGCCGGCCCCACGGGCGCGCTCCTGGCCGCCCTGGCCGCCCTGGCCCTTGGTTCCACGCTGCTGTTGCCCTGGGCCAGGTTTGGGCAGGAGCTGTCCCTTTTCGGGCCGGGCGGCTTTTTCGCGGCCATGGCCTTTTCCCCGGCCGCCGCTCCGGGCTACGCCCTGGCCGGGGCCTGGCGGCTGGCCATTTTCGCCGTGCTGGCTTGGCAGCTTGCCCGGCTCGATTTTCCGGACCGCTTCGGCTGCCTGATCCGGGGACTTGTGGGCGGACTCCTTACCGCCATCGTCTTCGGCCTCTACGAGCATTTCCAGGGCGACCATTATCTGCTGCACTACCGGTTCACGTCGCTTTTCGCCAATCCGGGCTGGTTTGCCGAATACGCCGCCGTGGCCGCGCCGTATCTGCTCACGCTGCTGGCGGGCTCCGGCTGGCGGCGGCGCTGCCTGGCCGCGTCGGGGCTGGCCCTTTGCGGCGCGGCATTGGTCCTGACACTGGCCCGGGCCGGCTGGATCGCCGGCAGCCTGACCTTTTTCGCGGCCGGCTGGCTGTATTTTCGCGAGAACCGCTTTGTGCATTTTCGCCGGCCCTATGGCCATCTGCCGACCCTGGCCGTGGCCGGGGCGCTGGTGGTGGGAATCGCTTTATGGGGCGCGGGCCGGGAGTTCTCGGCCATAAGCCGGCCCATCAACGCGCTTTTGGCCCAGCGGGTGGACAATTTCACCGATTCGCCGCGCCCGGCGCTTTTCCGCTCCGGGCTTTTGATCGCGGCCGAGCGGCCGGTCTTCGGCATGGGCTTTACGAGCTACGCCCGGCACTATCCGGTGCTTCTGGCCACGCCCGGGGCCTGGCTCAACCGCTACGGCGACGCCGGGGCCGAGGTGTTCGAGACGCCGCACAGCCTGTACGTGCAGCTAGTGGCCGGGCTCGGCGTGGCCGGGCTTCTCGTCTGGCTGGCCATGGCCGGCCGGGCGGGCTGGGTGCTGTGGCGGCGGGCGCGCGACTATGCCAGCTTGCCGGACGCGGCCATGCTGCTTTCCCTGGTCGCCTTCCACATCTATGCGTTTTTCCAGGAAATGTTTTACGTGCCGGCGGTCTTGTTTCTGCTGTTCGTTCCCCTGGCCCGGGCCATGGCCCTGGAGGCCAGGGCGGTGCGCCTGGGCCGGGCTGGCCGGGCGGACAGGAGGGGCTGGGTCGGGGCGGCGGCCACGGGCGTGGCCCTGTGCGGCATCCTGGCCTACGGCCTGGATATCGGGCTTGGCGGCACGGCGGCGCGCCTGGGGCTCTACGACTGGCTGCCGCCCGGAGAGAAGGTCGTTTTCGAGGGGTTTTATCCGCCCGAGCAGGGGCGGGGGCGGACCTTTCGCTGGAGCGCCGGGGACGCGGTGCTGCTCGTGCCGCCGGGAAGAGGCAGCCTGACGCTGTCCCTTGCGGCCGTGTCACCGACCGAAGCGACGTTTTTTTCGCCGGCCGGACTGTGGGCCACGGTCCGCCTCGACAGCCGGCCGGTGACGTTGACCCTGCCCGTGCCCGAGGCGGGCGGCGGCCGGGCCGTACCGCTTTTCCTCACGCCCGCCCGGACGTATCTGCCCCAGGCGATTTCCGGCGCGCCCGATCCCAGGCGTCTCGGCTTGGCGGTTGGCGTCGCCTGCGATCACTGA
- a CDS encoding polysaccharide deacetylase family protein gives MKNTALCRVVGLLFLVALLSSSPAPARAGMVSIVFDDGLESVYQYAFPVLEKFGLPATVGIIANRVDRGDPDFMTVGQIRDLAKAGWEVASHSLTHKRPIDIPKFYAQENCLLLKPVRGQRAMYEAKYKYEELAGLVENGKLLRERSSDALVRAEPGSYYFDGLIGEVLVHPFEPAEAAKQQIRAISYEREMDQSKTKLAAMGFAVTTYITPHNYWTPEMSALSKKFYSQVADGGDDCNRKGATDRFWLKRYTVHSDDTAVSLIDLVKKHAIREDAWVIFCMHGIGSDLGWEPWDASKLAELAEFLKKQAVPVVTIDQGVKLWFAGKGTPRI, from the coding sequence ATGAAAAATACCGCCTTATGCCGCGTCGTCGGCCTGTTGTTCTTGGTTGCCCTGCTGTCGTCGTCGCCTGCCCCGGCCCGGGCGGGCATGGTCTCGATCGTTTTCGACGACGGCCTGGAAAGCGTCTACCAATATGCCTTTCCGGTCCTCGAAAAATTCGGCCTGCCGGCCACCGTCGGCATCATCGCCAACCGGGTGGACCGGGGCGATCCCGACTTCATGACCGTGGGGCAGATCCGCGATCTGGCCAAGGCCGGCTGGGAAGTGGCCTCCCACAGCCTGACCCACAAGCGGCCCATCGACATCCCCAAGTTCTACGCCCAGGAGAACTGCCTGCTCCTTAAGCCCGTTCGCGGCCAGCGCGCCATGTACGAGGCGAAATACAAGTACGAGGAACTGGCCGGACTGGTCGAAAACGGGAAGCTGCTGCGGGAACGCTCCAGCGATGCCCTGGTGCGCGCCGAACCGGGGAGCTACTACTTCGACGGACTGATCGGCGAGGTCCTCGTGCATCCCTTCGAGCCGGCCGAGGCCGCAAAACAGCAGATTCGGGCCATCTCCTACGAAAGAGAGATGGACCAGTCCAAGACCAAGCTCGCCGCGATGGGCTTTGCCGTTACGACCTACATCACCCCGCACAACTATTGGACGCCTGAGATGAGCGCGCTCTCCAAGAAGTTCTATTCCCAGGTGGCCGACGGCGGGGACGACTGCAACCGCAAGGGGGCGACCGACCGCTTCTGGCTCAAGCGCTATACCGTGCACTCCGACGATACGGCGGTCTCCCTCATCGACTTGGTCAAAAAGCACGCCATTCGCGAGGACGCCTGGGTCATCTTCTGCATGCACGGCATCGGTTCGGACCTGGGCTGGGAGCCCTGGGATGCGAGCAAACTGGCCGAACTTGCGGAATTCCTCAAAAAGCAGGCCGTGCCCGTGGTCACCATCGATCAGGGCGTCAAACTCTGGTTCGCGGGCAAGGGAACTCCCCGCATTTAA